The DNA window GCGTCTGAACTGGCATCTTCAAAGTCTGACATGACAGCATCATCGTGATACAGCACACCCTGAAATATGGAATGAGCAGCCAAGTCCTGGTAAATCTCTTTAATTCTCCGGCGGTTTTCCGGGTTATAAGGAGATAAACGGCGATATTGTGTTTTACTCACAGATAACTCACCGTTCTCTTCGTTATAGCTTGTTACGCGGGGTAGTGAAGGTTCTAATTCAAATGCCAGAACTGGCATCCACGCGTAAACATCAATATTCAAACGGCTGTGTAGTTGCCAGGAAACCCGGTTAAATAAATCTGCCCGCATCGGTAACCAGCGGTTAGGGAAATAAAGCTCATGGATATTGCCATCGCCTTTAGGATCGGCGAATGCTTGCAGGAAAACAGCATTAACACGGAGATCAGCAATACGTTGTACTAGCTGATCGAGATTACGCGCCTGTTGAATAGGGTCAGGATCATACACATAATCCAGGTCAATATGAGCAATGCGTAGGATACGTTTATTCTGAACCTGAATAACCTGCTCAGCGAATTCTTTTAACGTTGGGTTATTAGTGAGCAATATTCGCGGAATATTATTTAAATTTTCTGCTTTGGCCAGTCCATTGCCGAGTGTCAGTGCCATCTTGTAACCATGACGTTTGGCAATATCCAGAGTAACACCGCTATCAATGCCATAAGGCCAGACCCAGACGCGTGGTTTTTTGCCTGTAGCAGAAACGATTCTCTGGGTGATTGTGGCGACATCCTGTTCCATACGTTGGCGGAATTTCTGATCGCTTTCATATTTACCTGTTTTGGGATCATAGATCCGGATAGCGGCGGCAGGCTCAGTATTTCCTTGTGGATTACCGATAGCACCATAGTGGTGTTGATAGGTATGAGAAGCAATCTCCACTAAACCAGAACGGGACATCTCCGCAATTTGTTCCCAGGTCGTAAAGCGTTCCCGTGATACCTTCAAGCCACCAAAATTCACTGGCTTTCCTGCGGGAACATCAACCCAAACGCCGACTGGTGCCAGAATTGCGGGCCAGTTATAGGCTTTCAGCAAGGGAAAAACACGGTGATAAAAGCTGCTGTAACCATCATCAAAAGTGAGTAGCACAGCTTTCGGGGGTAATGGAGTTCCTCCCTGATTGGCAGCGAGGATCTGATCAACGGTAATAGGCTGGTAGCCATTTGCGCGCAGCCAGGCAAATTGTTCGTTCAGCGCACTGGTACGAACTGACATAAATCGTTGATCAGCTCCGTCGTCTTCAACATCATGGTAAGCCAGTACGACGAAACCATTGTGAGGCCAGGGGCGCTCATTCATGGATAAAGGACGCTCTGCTGGTGGAACGAACTCTGGTTTTTCAGCATAGGCCATTATGCCCAGTTGTGGGAAAATAAGTTGCGCAATAAACAGGCTAACCAGCAAGGCTGAAGTGATTAACCAGTAGCGAATTACGTTGAAAGTCATAAAAAATCCTTTAGAACCGATAGATTAAATCAAAAGCAGCTTGCAGGTTTTTTTTCACGTTTACCGTCATAAGGGCGTTTATCCAGCGTGATCCTCACGCCTGCATCCACAACATCATTCCACTTAATACGTTGTCCATAGCTCACAGTTGTTATCAGCCCCCCGCCATACCCGTTCTGCCAGTATTCACCGAGACCCGCTGCGAGCTGCTGACTCCAAACGGTTTGGTAATGCCGATACATGATGTGGTCAGCTTCCAATACCGGCAGGAAGGTAAAATCATTTTTTGGATTGAAATAAGGGGTATTTTGTTTGCTGTTATGTGTCGTACTGATTTCCAGGCTGGCATCGAGTTTCAGGTAAGGTGTTGTGTAGATGCGTTGCATACCGTCAATAGCATATGCAAAGCGATTATTGCCATCAGAAAAAAATGAAGGAGCAAAACGAGCTGTCCATTGACTGCGCTCACTGTGTCTCCAGCGGGTATAAAGTTGCCCGCCATTAGCGTAAATATTGTTGGTTAATGCCCGCAAAGGAGTATTACGGGCCAGTCGTTCTGCTGAACCTCCCAGACGCCATTGGTCATTAAAATCATACCATCCGGCAAAACGCAGACCGATTTTATTGCCGTGCCGATAATTACGGCCAGAAACTTCGCCTTCCAGCCAAATATCCCGTGCCCGCCATTCCATACCACCACGTAAATCGCGGTTTAAGCCACGGCCTTCACTGAATTGGCTGCGATTATAAGCACCGCCAGCAAACAAGCGCCAATTATCATTAATAGGAGGGCTATAAATGGCAAGATCAATGTCTGAACTACTTTTACCACTCGTGGGGCTGTCCGAATCAATACCCTGATTAACTCTGACACGCAGTTCTGACATATGATGAACATTGCGCAGACGATTAAAACGTTTGGCCAGCATATTTTCAGGGACACGGGTGATGACATCATCAGACAGCAGATCGACCTGACGCCATTCTTGTAATGCTAAAGCGGTATAGCCTTGCTGAATTTCCAGTGACAAATTACGGTGATCAAGACCCTCAACTTGTTTCAGTTCACTTTCTGCCTGACGTGGCCAGCCACGATCCAGCCAGACGGCTGCCAGGTCAATACGTAATTTCTGATTACCAGGAGCGGTACGAGCCAAATGGGTAAAACGTCTTTCTGCTTCGGGAAGATCTCCACGCAATTGGGCTGATTCAGCCAAAAACTGCTGCCCTTGCAGCCAGTCATCATTAGGCACACGGATTGGAGAGCCATAAACATTAGTCATATAAGCATTACGTTGTTTGATATTAGTTGCCAGTTGTTGAGCTTCATTAAGGTGTTCACTCTCCACATCGGCATAAAAAAGGACGCTATCATCTTCCTGTGAGATATGGTGCACCGGTGTTTTTTTATCCGGATATTTTCCAGTTGGATAATTCAGTGAACGCAGAATATTCCTTGCTTTATCTGGCTGGCGAAGGTTCAGATAGGCAGACGCAGCCCATTTATGTGTGTAATCAGGTATAACGATGTTTTTTTCTGTCTGGGAAAGTTGTTGCAGGCGTAAATACTCTTCAATAAGTTCCTGAGTCCGGAAACGGGCGAGCAGTGCACCGAGGCGGTCAATACGGGCACGGCGATAATCTTGCTGGGCATCCGGTTGTCCCCGCCATTGATTGAGCATATGTTCATAGCGGGCAAGTGCTCTGTCAGCGATATCAAATCGTTCTTTTTCGCTACGGTTGGGGATCATTGCAAGGCGGACTAACTCTGCCGCAGCGTCAGCTTCCAGTTTGCGTTGTTGGCCGGGGGATAACTGTAATTGTGTGGTGTGTTTTTGTTCCAGCAGCCAGGCCGGACCATTCACCCGATTGTTTTTCAGGCTGAACAGATAATCGTGGATTGTAGCTTTATCTTTGGGGAAATGTTCGTGGGCGATAGTGAGCATCTGCATGGCATCCCATGAGCGTCCGGCGGCTTGATCCACATAGGCCATTAAACGGTAATTAGCAGCACTGGGTTGATGGGACAGTAAGTTTTTTGCCAGGCGACGGGCTTCACTGTCTCGCTTGGCATCTGCCAACGTCATAATCAAGCCCGCTTTTATATCGTGGTTGTGTTTTTCAAGAATTGAAGCCAGGTGCCATAATTGAATGGCTTGATTCCACTGGCGTTGATTGCGATAAGCGCGTGCGGCAGCGGCTATCCCTCTGGCTGGTAATTCCATAGCATGATAGCGTTGCCAAAGATTAATCACTTCATTGTCATGATTCGCCCAGCTTGCGACCTGTAACCAATCAGCAACCTGAGAAGGAGAGAGTTTCCGCCGTTTTTCTGCTTGACGAATATATTCAAGTATGGGGATGGTATTACCACTTCTGGCTTGTTGAATTAAAGCATCGTAATCCGCTGTCGCGGTCTCTGTTGTTATTAGGCAACCTAGTGATATAAATAACGATAACAGTCTATACCGATATCTACGAAAGCCTATCGGCCTAAAATAAAGATATAACACGGCATCCCCTTTTTATACTGCTTATTTATTTTAAAAACAGCAGAATCAGACGAAATGAAATTGGATTTTGATTAAGAACAGCATTTTGTTTCTTCATTTTGGAAGAGGCAAAATAATACGTATTGTGTGACTTTATATCAATGGGTATTTTATGAAAAACAATAGATGTAACATCAGGTAATATTGTTTCTTAATTTTATTATGGGTTTAATAAGTAATACCTTATTGTTATTTTTCTATATGAAATAAAGGTATTGTATTTAACCTGTTGTTTCTAATTGCTTTTGGGAATTTTCTTATAGTATTTTGAATTTAATATTTATGAAAGAAATTAACCACAATAAAAAATGTTAATTATGAGTGTGAATATTTTTCATTGCTGATATTTTTGATAATTATTATCGGTGGGTAATTTGTTTTTTTAATCTTATTTTTGAGTTTTGAGAATGATTTTATTATCTTTTTGCCAATGAGAATTATATTTTAGGTTTTTGGTGAGGTGACATTCACAAACATTAAATTAGTTATTTTTTTGATAACTAAGTTTGGTATGTGAGCCTTGTGTTGTCCAACCGCATAAACAACTATACAAACAATAAGTACTTTAATAATTCCTGCCGACTCGTATAATTTTGCGTTTTATTGTGTTACTAGTGGGGAAGCTTGTGGATCAGATTGCCAATATCATCGCTGATATATGCGAAATTCTTAATACCAAAAATATTAGCGAAGTTGGTATTCAGTCGTTCAGCTTTTCGCTTCCGGCAACCAGTGATACTGATTGGCTGGAATGGCTGGCAGTTCAACCTCATTATCCACAGTTTTACTGGCAACACCGGGATGGGCATGAAGAAGTTGCTGCCTGTGGGCAAATTCGCCTCTTCAGTAATGCAATTAAGGCAGAGAAGTTTTTACATCAACACGCTCAATTTCCCCAAATGCGTATTTGGGGATTAAATGCATGGGAAAAGACTGATGTTTGCCATATCAGGAATAATCAGAATAAAGAGCAATTGCAGGAAAGTAAGAAAAGTACAGGTAATGAAGAAAGTTACTTGTTCTTACCGAGAATGGAAATACGTCGTTATCATGGTGCAACCCATTTATATCTGAATATTGATGGACAGGCTGATATCGATAATATTCATCTGTTTCTTAGACAAATTGTCCCGCGTCAACCATTCCAGACATCGTATGCAGCGGTATTGAATGCAACTCATACGCCTGAAAATGAACAGTGGAATATTTTGCTGAAACAAGCATTGAATGCTATTACCCAGAAAAAGATGGAAAAGGTTGTGATGGCACGGAAAACAGAACTTACGCTGAATATGCCCTTGCAAGCTGCGCAATTTATGGCTTCCAGCCGTGGAGTAAATCATCGTTGTTATCATTTTATGCTGGCGTTCAATGATAATCGGGCTTTTCTTGCTTCTACCCCGGAACGGCTTTATTACCGCTATCAGTTACAGATATTTACTGAAGCATTAGCAGGAACAACGGTAAATTCTGAGGATGCTCAGAAAGCAAAAGAGTTAGGGCAATGGTTATTGGCAGATAAAAAGAACCAACATGAAAATTTGATTGTTGTGGATGATATTTGTCAGCGTCTGCAAGGTGGAGTCGAATCTATTGATGTTGCTCCTCCTGACGTGATCCGTCTACGTAAGGTGCAACATTTACGCAGGCATATTCACGGTGTCTTAAATCAGGTATGTGACAGTGATTGTTTACACCGTTTACAACCGACGGCTGCTGTCGCAGGTTTACCGAGAGAAGCCGCTCGACAATTTTTGGCAGAAAATGAACCATTTCACCGTGGCTGGTATGCCGGATCTGCGGGGTATTTATGTTTGGAGCAGAGTGAATTTGCTGTTTCGTTGCGATGCGCCTATATAAATGGTGATTTATTGTCATTATATGCGGGAGCTGGCATTGTTTCCGGCTCTGATCCTGAGCAGGAATGGATGGAAATTGAGAATAAAGCCGCAGGACTACGTTCATTGTTAGGTAACTTGGCAAATGAATAATTTCATGGAAATAACGTCAATTACATGGCATTTATTTGAGCTATGACAAAGAAGGCGTTTTTAAGAGAATAAGTGTGAATAATGTCTTATATAATCCATTCTATTTTTTAAAAGAAGTTTTCTAACACTCTATGTCAAACAGCGCACTGAACCGTCGTTGGGCGGAACTTTTACTGGAAGCACTGACTCGTCATGGTTTGCGTCATGTCTGTATTGCTCCCGGTTCTCGTTCCACACCATTGACTCTTTCCGTTGTAAAGAAAGCTGCCGTTGAGAACGGTAAACTGATATGCCATACCCATTTTGACGAAAGAGGGCTGGGCCATCTGGCGCTAGGATTGGCAAAAGCGAGTCAGGAACCCGTTGCTGTTATTGTGACGTCCGGAACCGCAGTAGCTAATCTGTATCCTTCCCTGATTGAAGCCGGGCTAACCGGCGAGCGATTGGTTTTTCTTACTGCGGACAGGCCACCGGAATTAATCGATTGTGGTGCCAATCAGGCTATTCGTCAGAGTGATATTTTTGCCTCACATCCGACTCAAACACTTTCTCTACCACGGCCGACCACTGATATTTCAGCCAGTTGGCTGGTTTCTGTTGTTGATAATGCGATGTCAAATCTAAAGCAAGGAGGATTGCATATCAATTGCCCTTTTGCTGAGCCGCTATATGGTGACGATGAAAAATATCAGGCATGGCTGCAAGCCCTGGGCGATTGGTGGCAAGGCCACCAGCCGTGGCTTAAACAATCGGTAACGCATATGATTGCCAAAGTAGCGGATTGGGATTGCTGGCGGAAGAAACGCGGTGTCGTACTGGCAGGAAGAATGGGAGCCGAAGAAGGGAAACTTGTTGCACAGTGGGCGAAAGAAATGGGCTGGCCATTGATCGGAGATGTGTTGTCTCAAACAGGTCAGCCTTTGCCTTGCGCTGATTTATGGCTGAACCACCCCTGTACGCAGGAAATCCTGGCAAAAGGGCAGTTGGTTATTCAGTTTGGCACCAGTCTGACCGGAAAAAGATTATTGCAATGGCAGGCAAAATGTCAGCCAGAAGAGTATTGGATTATTGATCCTATTGTGGGAAGGCTTGATCCCGCTAATCATCAGGGACGCAAGTTTACCTGTCATGTGGCTGATTGGTTACGGGATCATCCCGCTCAAACGGAGATGCCTAATGTTTTTGAGACGAGGACTTTTGGGACGAATGTTGCTTGGGCGAATGAACTGGGGATTTGGTCTGAAAAAGCATTCGGCTGTGTTAGCGCACAACTGGATGGAAAATTCAGTGAGGCAGCGGTTGCTCATCAGCTACATCAATTATTACCACAGCAAGGGCAGCTATTTGTCGGCAATAGTTTGATTGTGCGTTTGATTGATGCGTTAGGGCAACTCCCTGCGGGTTATCCGGTTTACAGCAATCGTGGCGCAAGTGGTATTGATGGGTTAATAGCAACTTCTGTCGGGGTGCAACGGGCAACCAGTAAACCGACTTTAGCGATTATTGGCGATATTTCCGCGCTTTATGATTTGAATAGTTTAGCTTTATTACGGGAGAGCACCTCACCCATGGTGTTGTTTATCGTAAATAATAATGGCGGCCAAATTTTTTCATTACTGCCCACGCCGCAGGAAACACGCCAGCGTTTTTACTGTATGCCGCAAAATATCAATTTTGACCACGCTGCTGCCATGTTTGGCTTGAATTATAGCGCGCCACAAAGCTGGTCTGAATTAAAACGGTCTGTTGAACAGGCATGGCAGCAAAAAACAGCGACAATCATTGAACTAATCGTGACAGATAACGAAGGTGCGGTATGTTTGCAAGCGTTGCTGAAACAGGTGACTGAACTATGAAATTGGCCTGTCAGATATTCAATCCAGACAGGCAGGCTACATGGCTGGTTTGGTTGCATGGTCTGCTAGGGTGTGGCAATGAATGGCTGCCCATTGTAAGCGCCTGTAACCAACATGCTTCTTTAGTGATTGATTTACCCGGTCATGGTGACTCTGCCGATATTACGGCTGTAGGTGGTTTTGCAGGAATGAGTAAGCTATTGAATGAAACCTTGCTTGCCTGCCAGATCCATGATTACTGGCTAATCGGCTACTCCCTTGGTGGGCGGTTTGCTATGTACTATGCGACTCAAAACTATGCAACTCAAAACCATGCGACTCACAGTCACCAAAAAGGATTAAGGGGAATATTGGTAGAAGGGGGAAATCCGGGGCTGTTTTCTCAGCAGGAGCGCGATGCCAGATTGTTGCATGACAGGCATTGGGCACAACGTTTTCGTAAAGAATCCATGTTGGCAGTTTTGGCTGACTGGTATCAACAACCTGTATTTGCAGATTTGTCACCGGAACAGCGCTCCCATTTTATTCATCTCCGCAGCCGAAACAGAGGCTGTAGTATTGCCGACATGTTAGAAAATACCTCACTTGGGCACCAGCCATGGCTGGTGCCTGCCTTACAAAAATTGACAGTACCTTTTGCTTATTTATGTGGTGAACACGATCAGAAATTTAAAGAAATAGTGAAACAGTATGCACTACCATCAAAAATAATTCCCCAGGCTGGACATAATACTCACAGCAGCAATCCCGCAGATTTTTCTGCCGCAGTGAACCATTTTTTATCACTTTTTGGTTAAGGAAGTTCAATAATGCTCTATCCAGGCGAAGAAAAATTGTATGCCCCGATTGAATGGCAAGATTGTTTCAACAGGTTTGAAGATGTTCTCTATCATAAATCTCCGGACGGTATCGCCAAAATCACCATTAACCGTCCACAAGTGCGTAATGCTTTTCGTCCTCTGACCGTTAAAGAGATGATTCAGGCACTGGCTGATGCCCGCTATGACGATAGCATTGGCACGATTATCCTGACAGGAATGGGAGAAAAAGCATTCTGTGCAGGAGGAGACCAGAAGATCCGTGGCGATTATGGTGGTTATAGAGATGAAGGCGGAACACATCATCTGAATGTATTAGATTTTCAACGTCAAATCCGTACCTGCCCAAAACCAGTTGTTGCTATGGTTGCCGGATATGCTATCGGTGGAGGACATGTATTACATCTGATGTGTGATCTGACCATTGCAGCAGACAATGCAATTTTTGGTCAGACAGGCCCCAAAGTGGGTTCATTTGATGGTGGCTGGGGAGCATCTTATATGGCGCGGATTGTGGGGCAGAAAAAAGCCCGTGAAATCTGGTTCCTGTGCCGCCAATACAGTGCACAGGAAGCGCTTGATATGGGGCTGGTCAATACCGTTGTTCCTTATGCTGAGCTGGAAAAAGAAACAGTACGCTGGTGCCGTGAAATGCTGGAAAACAGCCCAACGGCGTTGCGTTGTCTGAAAGCTGCATTAAATGCGGATTGCGACGGCCAGGCTGGTTTGCAGGAGTTAGCGGGAAATGCCACCATGTTGTTCTATATGACTGAGGAAGGGCAGGAAGGACGTAATGCGTTCAACGAGAAACGTCACCCTGATTTCAGTAAATTTAAACGTAATCCATAATGCGTAAAGCAACCTTATATCAATACAGCCTGCCTATGGAGGCAGGTGTTATTTTACGTTACCAACGTCTGAAAACCCGCGATGGTCTTTTAGTGCATGTGCAGGAAAATGGCAACCATGGTTGGGGAGAAATTGCCCCACTGCCGGAATTCAGTCATGAAACGCTTGAGCAAGCCCGCCACGCTGCGGTGAAATGGTTAACGCTTTGGTGTAAAAAACCTTGTTGGCAAAACGAGACAGGACGAAATAAAAAACCAGAGCAAAGTGAATTACCTTCTGTCGCATTTGGTATCAGTTGTGCCCTTGCTGAATTACAGGGTGAACTTCCCGCAGAGGCTAATTATCACAAAGCCCCATTATGTACGGGAGATCCTGATGATGTGATCTTGCGTCTGGGAAAAAGAGCGGGGCGGAACATTGCTAAGGTGAAAGTCGGGCTTTATGAAGCCGTACGGGATGGGATGGTAGTTAATCTCTTACTGGAAGCCGTGCCCGATCTACAACTGAGGCTGGATGCCAACCGCAGTTGGACGCGGGCGAAAGCTGACGGATTTGCGAAGTATGTCAATCCTGATTATCGGCAGCGTATTGCTTTCCTGGAAGAACCTTGTAAAACCCGTGAAGACTCACTGGCATTTGCCCGTGAGACAGGTATTGCCATTGCGTGGGATGAAAGTGTTCGTGAAGCAGGTTTCACAGTAGAAGCCCAGGAAGGTGTTACAGCTATCATCATTAAACCGACGTTGGTCGGTAGTATTGCCCGTTGTCGTCAATTGGTCACTGAGGCTCATCAGGCCGGGTTAGATGCAGTGATAAGTTCAAGTATTGAAACCAGTTTTGGTCTGACACAACTGGCCCGTTTAGCATATTGGCTGACACCAGAGACACTGCCGGGGCTGGATACGCTCGATCTGATTCAATCGCAACTTATCCGTTGCTGGCCAGACAGTGATATTCCTTGTGTGGCATTAAACGAACTGGAAGTGATGTGGAGTTATGAATGTCGTTAGTGTCGTTTAATCAATGGCCATGGCATCATTGGGCGGTTTGCTATCCAGAAAAACAGGCAATTTGGTTGTGTGATAAAGCAGTAACCTGGCAGGAATTGGCAAAAAAAATTATCACCATTGCAGATTGCTTCCGGCTACAGGGAGTATCACAAGGTGATGGTGTGATCCTGAGAGGCAAGAACAGCGCAGATCTCTTGTTGTGTTATCTTGCTGTTCTGCAATGCGGGGCAAGAGCCTTGCCGCTCAATCCTCAGCTTCCTGAATCGTTGTTGATAGAATTACTTCCTCACCTGAATCTGGCATTTGTGGCTGATTTTACCGATTTACCGGTATCGGTCATTCAGGCAACGGAACTCGACTGGCAAGCTGCGTTTACAGTTACGTCAGGCGAAAGCATGTCAGGTAAATGTGTTTCATGGGATATCAATCGCCCGGCCAGCATGATCCTGACTTCAGGATCTTCCGGGTTGCCCAAAGCCGTGGTGCATTCTATTGGTGCTCACCTTGCCAGCGCACAGGGCATCCTTTCACGCATAGATTTTCAGCCAGATGATCGTTGGTTACTGTCATTGCCACTATTTCATGTCTCTGGTCAGGGAATACTTTGGCGCTGGCTATTGAAAGGTGCAGAACTGGTGCTGC is part of the Xenorhabdus cabanillasii genome and encodes:
- the pgaB gene encoding poly-beta-1,6-N-acetyl-D-glucosamine N-deacetylase PgaB → MTFNVIRYWLITSALLVSLFIAQLIFPQLGIMAYAEKPEFVPPAERPLSMNERPWPHNGFVVLAYHDVEDDGADQRFMSVRTSALNEQFAWLRANGYQPITVDQILAANQGGTPLPPKAVLLTFDDGYSSFYHRVFPLLKAYNWPAILAPVGVWVDVPAGKPVNFGGLKVSRERFTTWEQIAEMSRSGLVEIASHTYQHHYGAIGNPQGNTEPAAAIRIYDPKTGKYESDQKFRQRMEQDVATITQRIVSATGKKPRVWVWPYGIDSGVTLDIAKRHGYKMALTLGNGLAKAENLNNIPRILLTNNPTLKEFAEQVIQVQNKRILRIAHIDLDYVYDPDPIQQARNLDQLVQRIADLRVNAVFLQAFADPKGDGNIHELYFPNRWLPMRADLFNRVSWQLHSRLNIDVYAWMPVLAFELEPSLPRVTSYNEENGELSVSKTQYRRLSPYNPENRRRIKEIYQDLAAHSIFQGVLYHDDAVMSDFEDASSDAIKVYQQAGFPASVAEIRQDPEQFARWSRFKSRYLTEFTQELTQTVKSVRGYQVKTARNIFALPILEPDSEEWFAQNLDDFLTHYDWVAPMAMPLMEKIPLSESNQWLSHLVKAVAQRPEALDKTVFELQAVDWRKPLNKRAISGEQMAEWMRQLQLNGAQNFGYYPDDFLNNQPEMNKIRPVLSPEWYPLND
- the pgaA gene encoding poly-beta-1,6 N-acetyl-D-glucosamine export porin PgaA — its product is MLYLYFRPIGFRRYRYRLLSLFISLGCLITTETATADYDALIQQARSGNTIPILEYIRQAEKRRKLSPSQVADWLQVASWANHDNEVINLWQRYHAMELPARGIAAAARAYRNQRQWNQAIQLWHLASILEKHNHDIKAGLIMTLADAKRDSEARRLAKNLLSHQPSAANYRLMAYVDQAAGRSWDAMQMLTIAHEHFPKDKATIHDYLFSLKNNRVNGPAWLLEQKHTTQLQLSPGQQRKLEADAAAELVRLAMIPNRSEKERFDIADRALARYEHMLNQWRGQPDAQQDYRRARIDRLGALLARFRTQELIEEYLRLQQLSQTEKNIVIPDYTHKWAASAYLNLRQPDKARNILRSLNYPTGKYPDKKTPVHHISQEDDSVLFYADVESEHLNEAQQLATNIKQRNAYMTNVYGSPIRVPNDDWLQGQQFLAESAQLRGDLPEAERRFTHLARTAPGNQKLRIDLAAVWLDRGWPRQAESELKQVEGLDHRNLSLEIQQGYTALALQEWRQVDLLSDDVITRVPENMLAKRFNRLRNVHHMSELRVRVNQGIDSDSPTSGKSSSDIDLAIYSPPINDNWRLFAGGAYNRSQFSEGRGLNRDLRGGMEWRARDIWLEGEVSGRNYRHGNKIGLRFAGWYDFNDQWRLGGSAERLARNTPLRALTNNIYANGGQLYTRWRHSERSQWTARFAPSFFSDGNNRFAYAIDGMQRIYTTPYLKLDASLEISTTHNSKQNTPYFNPKNDFTFLPVLEADHIMYRHYQTVWSQQLAAGLGEYWQNGYGGGLITTVSYGQRIKWNDVVDAGVRITLDKRPYDGKREKKPASCF
- a CDS encoding isochorismate synthase, with amino-acid sequence MDQIANIIADICEILNTKNISEVGIQSFSFSLPATSDTDWLEWLAVQPHYPQFYWQHRDGHEEVAACGQIRLFSNAIKAEKFLHQHAQFPQMRIWGLNAWEKTDVCHIRNNQNKEQLQESKKSTGNEESYLFLPRMEIRRYHGATHLYLNIDGQADIDNIHLFLRQIVPRQPFQTSYAAVLNATHTPENEQWNILLKQALNAITQKKMEKVVMARKTELTLNMPLQAAQFMASSRGVNHRCYHFMLAFNDNRAFLASTPERLYYRYQLQIFTEALAGTTVNSEDAQKAKELGQWLLADKKNQHENLIVVDDICQRLQGGVESIDVAPPDVIRLRKVQHLRRHIHGVLNQVCDSDCLHRLQPTAAVAGLPREAARQFLAENEPFHRGWYAGSAGYLCLEQSEFAVSLRCAYINGDLLSLYAGAGIVSGSDPEQEWMEIENKAAGLRSLLGNLANE
- the menD gene encoding 2-succinyl-5-enolpyruvyl-6-hydroxy-3-cyclohexene-1-carboxylic-acid synthase, with amino-acid sequence MSNSALNRRWAELLLEALTRHGLRHVCIAPGSRSTPLTLSVVKKAAVENGKLICHTHFDERGLGHLALGLAKASQEPVAVIVTSGTAVANLYPSLIEAGLTGERLVFLTADRPPELIDCGANQAIRQSDIFASHPTQTLSLPRPTTDISASWLVSVVDNAMSNLKQGGLHINCPFAEPLYGDDEKYQAWLQALGDWWQGHQPWLKQSVTHMIAKVADWDCWRKKRGVVLAGRMGAEEGKLVAQWAKEMGWPLIGDVLSQTGQPLPCADLWLNHPCTQEILAKGQLVIQFGTSLTGKRLLQWQAKCQPEEYWIIDPIVGRLDPANHQGRKFTCHVADWLRDHPAQTEMPNVFETRTFGTNVAWANELGIWSEKAFGCVSAQLDGKFSEAAVAHQLHQLLPQQGQLFVGNSLIVRLIDALGQLPAGYPVYSNRGASGIDGLIATSVGVQRATSKPTLAIIGDISALYDLNSLALLRESTSPMVLFIVNNNGGQIFSLLPTPQETRQRFYCMPQNINFDHAAAMFGLNYSAPQSWSELKRSVEQAWQQKTATIIELIVTDNEGAVCLQALLKQVTEL
- the menH gene encoding 2-succinyl-6-hydroxy-2,4-cyclohexadiene-1-carboxylate synthase, which gives rise to MKLACQIFNPDRQATWLVWLHGLLGCGNEWLPIVSACNQHASLVIDLPGHGDSADITAVGGFAGMSKLLNETLLACQIHDYWLIGYSLGGRFAMYYATQNYATQNHATHSHQKGLRGILVEGGNPGLFSQQERDARLLHDRHWAQRFRKESMLAVLADWYQQPVFADLSPEQRSHFIHLRSRNRGCSIADMLENTSLGHQPWLVPALQKLTVPFAYLCGEHDQKFKEIVKQYALPSKIIPQAGHNTHSSNPADFSAAVNHFLSLFG
- the menB gene encoding 1,4-dihydroxy-2-naphthoyl-CoA synthase, producing the protein MLYPGEEKLYAPIEWQDCFNRFEDVLYHKSPDGIAKITINRPQVRNAFRPLTVKEMIQALADARYDDSIGTIILTGMGEKAFCAGGDQKIRGDYGGYRDEGGTHHLNVLDFQRQIRTCPKPVVAMVAGYAIGGGHVLHLMCDLTIAADNAIFGQTGPKVGSFDGGWGASYMARIVGQKKAREIWFLCRQYSAQEALDMGLVNTVVPYAELEKETVRWCREMLENSPTALRCLKAALNADCDGQAGLQELAGNATMLFYMTEEGQEGRNAFNEKRHPDFSKFKRNP
- the menC gene encoding o-succinylbenzoate synthase codes for the protein MRKATLYQYSLPMEAGVILRYQRLKTRDGLLVHVQENGNHGWGEIAPLPEFSHETLEQARHAAVKWLTLWCKKPCWQNETGRNKKPEQSELPSVAFGISCALAELQGELPAEANYHKAPLCTGDPDDVILRLGKRAGRNIAKVKVGLYEAVRDGMVVNLLLEAVPDLQLRLDANRSWTRAKADGFAKYVNPDYRQRIAFLEEPCKTREDSLAFARETGIAIAWDESVREAGFTVEAQEGVTAIIIKPTLVGSIARCRQLVTEAHQAGLDAVISSSIETSFGLTQLARLAYWLTPETLPGLDTLDLIQSQLIRCWPDSDIPCVALNELEVMWSYECR